The window TAACCCCAATGACTTTCCCTAATATAGAAACTTCTTTGACCAGGATGGGTTCTAAGTAGGGGTTTTCGGGTTGCAGCCGGACATGGTCGCGCTCTTTGTAGAAGCGTTTAACCGTGGCTTCTTCACCAAGCAGGGCGACTACTATGTCGCCGTTGTTGGCTGTGCTTTGCTGACGAACAATGACGAAGTCTTCGTCTAGAATCCCGGCTTCGATCATGCTGTCACCGCGTACGGAGAGGATAAAGACTTGATCAGTACGGACAAAATCATAGGGCAGGGGGAAAGTGTCATCAATATTCTGAATGGCCAGAATCGGTTCTCCTGCGGTAATTTTACCCAAGACAGGAACGTTAACGATTTCCTTCTGTACAGGACCAGCATTTTCCAGGATGACTTCAATTGCCCTGGGTTTAGTGGGGTCACGTCGAATAACTCCTTTTTCTTCTAACTGGCGTAAATAGGCGTGGACTGTCGAACTGGATTTTAAACCTACTGCCTGGCCAATTTCCCGTACTGAAGGGGGATATCCTTTGGCCTTGATTTGCTGTTTGATGTAGTCAAGGATCGCGGCCTGCCGTTCAGTTAGCTCATAACCCATTAATAAATCACCTGCCTTTAGCGTAATTTATCCCGCTTTCATATGGAATATTATAGCATAACTCTTTTTATTTTAAAACATTCGTTCGAAAAGATTGTGGCGGCCAGAGGTGATCCAGGTCAACATTCCGCAGCGCGCTGAGGATTTTGTCCCTGACATCAGGTATCAGGGTTTCCAGTTGTTCGATGATTTCTTTAACCTCATGCCGTTTAGTGCGGCCATTAACAGGGCAGGGGTTAGCAATCACGGGCAGTTTCAGGACAGCAACGACTTCTTTGATGGTACTCTCTTTTACATAGATCAGGGGACGGATCAGGTACAACTGTTTACGGCTGAGATAAGTTTTCGGCAGAAATGCACCCAAACGTCCCTCGTAGAACATGCTCATCAGCAGCGTTTCAATAGCGTCATCTGCATGGTGGGCCAGGGCAACCTTGTTGCAGCCGAGTTGGATGGCCACGTTGTGCAGGGCACCGCGCCGGAGTTTGGCACAGAGAGAACAGGGATTTTTCTCCTGACGATAATCAAAGACGATTGGCCCGATCTGGGTTTTTTCCAGGTGAAAAGGAACATCCAATTGGTTGCAGAGTTCGCTGATTGGAGTAAAGTCGCAGTTCCAGCCCAGGTCCAGCATGACCGCTGTCAGCCTAAACTTAACCGGAGCAAACCGACGAAGGTTAGCTAAAACGTACAGAAGGGTAACACTGTCTTTACCCCCAGAGACGCCAATGGCCAGGTGGTCGCCCTCGTCGATCAGTTGATAATCGGCGTTGGCCGCTCCGACCTGGTGCCAGAGATTGTGGCGAAATGAGCGTTTCATCCAAGCTGGCCTCCCTAAAACTTTAATCAAAATCATTTGTATTATAACGAAGCCTTGACACGAATGCAATCATGGCGGATGGTTGACAAGTAAACTGGTTACGTTAAAATGGAGTAAGAAGCCCGTTTTGGCTGAAGAAGGGTATTGATAGGATTGCCTGGAAAAAGGATGATGTGCGATGGCACTGACGTGTGGTCTAATCGGCTTACCAACTGTTGGTAAGACGACGTTTTTTAATCTGCTGACCCACGCTAACGCTGAAACCTTAAATTTCTTTTCCGGTAAAACTGAGGCGAACGTTGGCGTAGCAACGATCCCAGATGAACGCGTTGAGTATTTATCTAAACTATACCGACCAAAAAAGACAACCTTTGCCCAACTGGAGGTTACTGATGTCGTCGGACTGGTGCGCGGGGCCAGTGAAGGAAAAGGGGCAGGCAATACCTTTCTGGCCAGGATTCGCAATGTGGACGCACTGGTCCATATTTTACGCGTTTTCAAAAACGACGAGGTTTTGCATGTTGAGGGGTCAATTGATCCCCTGCGTGACCTGGAAACAGTTAATCTGGAATTATGGCTGGCCGACCTGGAAATGGTAGAGAAGCGAATTGAACGAATTAAAACTGGGAAGAAGATTAAAGCGGAGAATCAGGCTGAGTTAGCAGTTTTAGAAAAACTGAAAGCGGGCTTGGAAGCGGATAAGGGTATTCACCAACTGGATTTGAGCGAAGAAGAGAGCCGACTGGTCCGCCATTTTGCTTTTCTCACGGAAAAGCCGATGATTTTGGTTGTTAACCTGGACGAAGACCAGTTGACGGGTGGCTCCTATCCGCAAAAGGAGGCCCTGTATGACTACGCTGAGCAGCAAGGGCTGCCACTCTTAGAAATATGCGCTAAAACCGAAATGGAAATTAGCCAGCTTAGCCAAGAGGATCAGACGGTCTTCATGGCCGAGCTCGGGATAACCGAGCCCGGTATTAATCGCTTGGCCCGTGCCATGTACCAGAGCCTGGGACTTATTTCCTTTTTCACCGTGGGTGAAGATGAGGTGAAAGCCTGGACGATTAACCGGGGGACTGATGCTAAGCGGGCGGCGGGCAAGATCCACTCGGATATTGAACGCGGCTTCATTCGAGCCGAGGTGGTCCGGTTCAGTGATCTTCAAGAACTAAGTTCGATGGCCAAAGTGAAAGAGAAAGGGTTGTTTCGTCTAGAGGGTAAGGATTACGTCGTGGAGGACGGAGATATCATTAATTTTAGATTCAACGTTTAAGTTAAGTAATAAAATAAAAGTGAGGTGCCAAATGAAATGGATATTAGGGAAACCGCATTAAAACTCCATAAGGACAATCAGGGTAAAATTGCCGTGATCAGCAAAGTTCCCTTGAAAAATCAACGCGACCTCAGTCTGGCTTATACACCCGGGGTAGCCGAACCCTGTAAAGAAATTCGGGATAATCCCGCGACGGTCTACGACTATACAGCCCGGAGCAACCTGGTAGCGGTCGTGTCTGACGGAACTGCTGTCTTAGGACTGGGTAACATTGGGCCAATGGCTGCTCTGCCAGTCATGGAAGGTAAAGCCCTTTTGTTCAAGGCTTTCGCGGGTGTAGATGCCTTTCCAATTTGTCTTGGAACGACGGATATCGACGAAATCGTCCGCACTGTTAAGCTCCTGGAGCCTACCTTTGGTGGGGTAAACCTGGAGGACATTGCTGCTCCTAATTGTTTTGAGATTGAACGGCGTTTGAAGGAGATTTGTGATATCCCGATCTTTCATGATGATCAGCATGGGACGGCCATTGTTGTGCTGGCCGCAGTGATCAACGCTCTTAAGGTGGTTAAGAAATCATTAGATCAGGTTAAGCTGGTGATAAACGGTGCAGGTTCGGCGGGCATTGCCATCACCAAACTGTTACTGAAAGCCGGACTTAAGCATGTGATTATGTGTGATAAACCCGGGGCAATTTATGAAGGGGCAGACTGGCTGAATCCGGCCCAGGCCGAGATGGCCAGGATCACTAACCAGGAAAAATATACCGGCACTTTGGCTGAGGTGCTCACCGGGGCAGACATCTTTATAGGTGTATCTGCGGCCGGTGTTGTGACTAGGGAAATGGTCGCGACAATGGCACCTTCGGCCATCGTCCTGGCGATGGCCAATCCAGTGCCGGAGATTATGCCCGAGGAGGCTAAAGCGGGAGGAGCCATGGTTGTTGGGACTGGCCGGTCAGATTTTCCTAACCAGGTTAATAACGTTCTAGCCTTCCCTGGTGTTTTCCGCGGCGCTCTTGATGTTCGAGCGCGGGATATCAATGACGAGATGAAATTAGCAGCAGCCCATGCCATTGCTCAACTGATCAAAGATGAGGAACTTAACCCAGAGTACATTATTCCCAAGCCGTTTGATCCCCGAGTGGCTCCCGCAGTGGCAGCTGCTGTCGCCCAGGCCGCGATTGAGTCCGGCGTGGCCCGGATGACGGTTGAACCGCAAGAAATCGCACTACGGACAAAACGATTGGCGGCAATTTAAAGTTTAAATTTTTTGGTTAACTAACCTTATTGAACTAATGTCTGGTATAAACAGGAGCAATCAGAGGGGGGCTCCTGTTTCTTTTTATTTACCTTGCTATAATATAATAGTAAGGTTCGGGGAGATAGGGGGACAACTGAAAGTGGTGTGGGCAAAAATCGCTTCTAGCTTGCGCGAGTGGTTAAGAAAGTTTCTGAGGTATGATTTAATCAACGGCAAAGAAACTGCGCCGTCCGGCTGTATTGTTGACGACTGCCAGACACAGCCCAAGCGGTTAGAAGAAACAGAACGGCATATTAAAGATAGGCCGGCAATCGGGACAATTCAATATAATGATGATATTGAAGGGGAAGAGGATTTGTCCGAGATTGGCCACCGACACATCAGCCAGGAAGCCCTGGAAGAACAAATTCGTCGGAAAATAAAACAGATTCGGCCGGTTGCTCGATATATGGCTAGTACGGAAGACATTGTAGAAGAACGGATACGGAAGGCAATGGAACGGGGCGAATTCAATAACCTGAAAGGAAAAGGGAAGCCACTGGATTTAAGAGAAAAACCCTTTGAGGATCCTGATATGCGCATAGCCTACAAAATACTGAATAATGCCGGATTTTCTCCGTATTGGGTGGCTATCGGCAAGGAGATCGACGCGGAAATTAGTGGCTGCTGGCAGTTGGTCGAACAGTTCGTGGTTTTTGTCGAACGGATGCGACGAGAAGAACGCTTGAACTCACGCCTGATCACAATACGTCGGGAGGAAGTTTTGGAAATCTGCTCTAAAAAGCTAGCCAAAGCAAACAAAAAGATTGAAAACTACAATTTTATTGTCCCTATGTACTGGCTGCAGCGGAAAAAGATTGACGAAGAAAAGGAAATGGCTCGGATCAGAGAAAAAATTGATACAGCAGTCCGCGGATATTAAATGCGGATATTCAATCGAGAAATTGCTCGGAATAATTTTTATAAATTGGGAAACAACTAGACTAGTAGAAGCTCACATTAGAAGGAGTGATGATTTTGCATCAGTTTTCCACCAAGGAACTCAATTACATCAAGGACCACCTGTCCTGGGAATTGTTGATGGCGAAAAAGTGCTATGATACCGCGCAGGCCTGTAACGATCCCGATATCAAGACGGCGATCAATCAGGTTGGGCAAAAACATCAACAGCACTATCAGCTTCTATTGAGACACTTAAGCGGGCAGGAAATGAGCCAGTGAAGGAGGAAATTAAGATGCCACATCATGGACAAATACCCGAGGTGAAGGGATCAGAGTTTAATGACCGGGACCGGCTGAACGACATCTTAAGTTTTGAAAAGTATTTAACTGTTGGTTATAATATTAGCGTGAATGAGGCCAACAATGACCTGCTCTACCATGATTTATTGCAGATTCTAAATGACACGCACCAAAATCAACGCCAATTATATAAATTGATGTTCAATAAGGGATGGTACAAGGAAACGGTTGCTGACCAGCAAGAGATTAACCAGACAGCAACTCAGTTCACCAATTACCAAACCCAGCTTCCTTACGGAAATCAGCAATACACCAAGACAATACCGCAGGCGGGTCAGCAGTACTGGACCGGGGAGCAGCAGTTTACCCAAACGGGGCCGCAATTCTGGCCGGGGCAGCAGTACGCACCGCCTATGCCGCAACAACCAAGTCAACAATATCAATCCCCGCCAGCGGGTCAGCAGATGCCCCAGTTTGCTCCAATTGGTCCACAGCAATGGCAAACGATGCCGCAGTATGGTCCAACTACGCCCCACCTGGGACAGCACCAACCTTCGCCCTGGCGTCGAGTATAAACATTGGTTGGTGGAAATATAAAAACAGAGGAAAAGCCACGCTGACAAGTTCAACGTGGCTTTTTTGTACGGCTTGCGGTATAGTAAATATAATAATAGGAAAGAGGTAAAACTGTGGAGGAAAGTAACGATGAACGCGGAGATTATTGCGGTGGGAACAGAACTTTTGCTCGGACAGATTGTTAACACCAATGCCCAGCAAATTTCAGTTCGTTTATCCGAGATCGGGGTTGATGTCTACTATCATACTGTGGTGGGAGACAATCGCCAGCGGATACAAGATACCATATGTCTGGCCCTCGAACGCTCGGATATTGTGATTACGACTGGTGGTCTGGGACCGACTCAGGATGACTTGACCAAGGAGGTTGTGGCCGAACTGCTGGGTCGGAGGATGGTTTTTGACCCCCAGAGTATGGCGGCGATCGAAGAATATTTTCGGCGGTCCAGGCGAACATTAACCGAGAATAACCGACGGCAGGCCTATTTTCCCGAGGGCAGTCAGATAATTCCCAATAAGCGAGGAACAGCTCCCGGCTGTATCGTGGAACACGGGAACAAAATTGTGATTATGCTGCCCGGCCCCACTGGCGAAATGGCGAGTATGCTAGAAGAAACAGTGATTCCTTTTTTGAAGGAGCGCTCTCCATATACGATCCACTCCAAAGTCTTACGGATTTTCGGGCTGGGGGAATCAAAAACCGAGGAAATGATTATTGACCTGATCCGGCAGCAATCAAACCCCACCATTGCCCCTTATGCCAAAGATGGGGAGGTAACTTTGCGGATTACGGCTAAATCTCACTCTTTGTCGGAAGCCGAGGAGTTAATCCGTCCTGTGGAGGAGGAGATCCGCCGTCGACTGGGTCTGGCTGTTTACGGCGAAGGAGAAATGGAGTTAGAAGAAGTAGTGGTTGGGCAATTAATGAATCATCGTATGACCCTGGCCACTGCTGAGTCATGCACAGGCGGACTTATCGCGCATAAATTGACAAATGTACCGGGGGCGTCGCGGGTTTTCGAACGTGGGGTTATTACTTACAGTAATGAAGCCAAGGTTCAGCTCCTCGGTGTTTCCCCAGCCAGCCTTCACCAGTTTGGTGCCGTTAGCAGTCAAGTTGCCGAAGAAATGGCGAACGGCGTACGTAAACTGGCTGGAACTGACATCGGTTTGGGAGTAACCGGCATAGCGGGCCCCAGTGGGGGAACACCGGAAAAACCAGTTGGTTTGGTGTTTATTGCTCTCAGTACTAATGAGGGTATCTGGCACCGCCAACTTAATCTGGTGGGCAACCGGTGGCGGATAAAAAACCTTACTGCCTTAAGTGCTCTCGATTTCCTAAGGCGGCATTTACTTCAGCGGAACCTTACTTGTTGATTTGGCCGCGAAGCGCTGCCAACTCTCGGGGTGGCTCCCATTTTTGCAGTTTGGACATCCAGGTTCACCTCCTTATTACCTTATGTTCAAGATTTATAAGAAGTGAAAGTGGCTTTATATTTAGTAGACGGCTGGGTTTGGGGTGAAGACTGGATGACGATATAAACGCCAATGAGATTGATCAAGAGCAGAATGCCAACGACGAGGAAGACGGTAGGAATACTGAAGAACGCGGAAATAAGACCACTTCCCATCACTCCAACAAAACTGCCCAAAAAGATTCCTGTTGAGGTTAAACCATAGACGCGGCCGCGGCTGTCGGCCGGCGTAAGACTCCCAATCAAGGCGTTAGCCATCGGAATAATCCCCCCCATGAATATCCCTAGCCCAAGGCGTAAGAACAGTAACTGCCAGGTATTGTGGACAAAAGCCTGCGGCAGATAAAAGAGTCCCGCTCCGGCCAGGGTGAGCAAAAGAACTCTTTGGTAACCCCATTTGATACTGCGCCTAGTAAAGAAAGATACCGCCAGTAGTTGACCCAGTCCAGTAGTGGCAAAGAGAAGGCCAGTCCAGGTAGTCAAGTGTGCTGGGGATTGATTGAGAGCTTGTACATATAAAGTCATAATCGGTTCGACGCAGCGATTCGCAAACTGAGCGCTGAAGAGGACGCCAATCATCACCAGTACTACGCGCAAATTTAACTCGTTGTTTATTATCGGCTGGGACGTGGCGGCGGCTGTCCCGGGAGAGGAACGAGGTGTTTCCTGTACCAGAGAAATCACCAGTAAAGTAGCGAAAAGTCCCAAGACGGCAGTAATTTGAAAAATAAAGGAATAAGGGATTTGATCGGCTAGTAGACCGCCGATCAGAGGACCAGCAAGTGCCCCCAACACCTGAGCGGTTTGAAGCCAACCTAAAGCATAGCCCAGTTCATGACGCGGTGTACCACCACCGACCAGGGCAATCGACGTGGCGGCAAAGCCACTAAAAAACCCAAGCAGCACCCGCAGGACTAAAAGGTGGTATATATTACCAGCGAAACTGGTTAGGAAACTGAAAATAGTAATGCTGAGGCAAGAACGGACAACCATTGGCTTGCGGCCAAGCCGGTCAGAAAGCTTCCCCCAGAAGGGGGAAGAGAGGGCCGCAAAGAGAGAATTAATGGAACCCACAATACCAGCCCATATTTTAACACTGCTAATATCAGTGATTCCTAGTTCCATGATGAATAAGGGCATAAACGGCATTACAATAGTAAAAAGAAGAAACATAATAAATTGTACAATCAGCATTACATATAGATTTTTTCTCCAGATTTCCATGGTGTCACCTGATCTCAACAGCATATTAATTTGATTATAAACCCTATAAAGTAAGTATAACAAGAAAATCGACTTCGTCGACTACATAATGTCCTAGAAACTTCGCAGTACTTCCTATAATGGTAATTATGTAAACTAGACTTGGTGGGATTAAAAAAACGCCATCATAACGGACGTTTATGAATCTTTGATAGATGAGCAAATACCGCCTCGACGACATCAACCCTTAGCTTGTCAGCAGCTTGAGTGCTTTACCTGTGCTAAAAAGCTAAAAAGCGGGCATGCTGCACAAGCATTCCTCCCGCATGATAACCTTATTCTACTACAATGGTTCCTCAGAATCAAGATTATCCGGCGCAGCTGGATGTTCCGGAGTGGACACAGTTGCAAATAGCTAAAGGGTAGGCATCAAGTTCCCCTAGTAAGAACCTTTGCCTACCCTTTGCCGGTTAGAGACTGCAATTCTGCATGTCCCCCCTTTGTTTTCTCCCCTGAAATTTCGGTTGGCTTGATTTTCTCTTACCCACCTACTTATCCGAATTTCCTTATACTCAAAATCATCAGCCCTTATGGCTAAATCTTAATTGTATAAGGATTTTTCGTCCATGTTTATAGTCTCTGCTTATCTCAAGATTTCAACTTTTGGCCTCTGGCCTTTTTACTTTTCTATTAGATTAGGTTTCCCTGAACTAACAGAATTTCATTTGACCTCGGTGACAACTTAAATCAGTCTTTCGACTTTTTAAATTGTCTTCCTTTTAGATCCACAGTTAAAATCTCTGGTGTCAGCAGATTACCATTAACTTTGGGCTATCGAATTATCAGGGGACATCCTAATTAATAACCTTATCGGTTATCTTTTAGGTTACTTTCATTGTAACCAAAAAAAGACAGGCTGTCAATATATTTTTCAGATAATTTAAAATTTTCTATAACAGCCTGTTACCACTACTTCTCTGGCTTTAGTGACATTTGATTTATTCTCATATCATCTCACGTTTCCCTCTTTCCTTATTGGATATTACATTATAAAATAAGCATGGAATAGATTTCCTACTTTAAGTTTTCTAATGTCAGAGAACAACAGGGGGGTGCGATGATAATTGGATTTTGCCTGATATTGTCATAATAGTAGTGTACCACAGATGAACAGCACGCTATTGCTGCAATTAAACTTTAGATTAACGATTAGGAACCAGGAAATAATAATCTAAGATATTTGCAAATTTTACGGAGGTCTCACTATGTCGACAAAGATGAAAACAAATTCCCTGGATGCAGGAGTATTAGAAAGAATTTTTCACTTAAGAGAAAACCGGACCAATGTATCCACAGAGGTTTTGGCCGGGTTTACTACTTTTGTCACATTGGCCTACATCCTGTTTGTCAACCCGAGCATTTTGAAAGATGCTGGCATGCCAGTAGCCGCAACATTTGCCGCCACCTGTATTGCTTCTGCCTTTGCTACCCTGGTCATGGGGCTCTATGCCAACTATCCGATCGCCGTGGCGCCAGGAATGGGGCTAAACGCCTTCTTTACTTACACCGTGGTGCTCGGAATGGGGCTTCCCTGGCAAACCGCTCTGGGCGCGGTCTTTATTTCGGGCGTTGTTTTTTTCCTCCTGACGGTTACTAAGGTCCGGGAATGGATTGTTGACGGAGTACCCCAGGTCCTGCGCTTAGCTATTGGCGTAGGGATTGGCCTGTTTATTGCCTTTATTGGTCTGCGTAACGCTGGGATTGTGGTGAAAAGCGAAGCGACCCTGGTTACCTTGGGCAATATGAAAGAGCCTGGAGTTTTAGTCGCCCTTGTCGGTCTTATTATCACCAGCTTCTTGATTACCCGGCGGATTAAAGGGGCATTGCTTCTGGGTATTCTGTTGACAACGGTGATTGCCGTCATATCCGGAGTAGCGCCAGCTCCCAAGGGAATAAGCAGCTTTTTGGCTGTTTCTAATCCTTTCGCCGCCCTTCAGTCAACGGCGTTCAAGTTGGATATTAAGGGCGCGTTAAGCGTTGGTCTGATTTCAATCCTTTTTTCCTTTACTTTTGTGGATTTGTTCGACAATATTGGGACTCTGATCGGTGTCTCACGCAAGGCCGGTTTGCTGAATGAAAAAGGAGAGTTACCCCGGATCGGCAAGGCTCTTTTTTCTGATTCGCTTGGGACAATGTTTGGTGCCCTGATGGGGACCAGTACGGTGACCAGTTATATTGAAAGCGCAGCTGGTGTTTCCGCTGGCGGAAGGACCGGGCTAACCGCGGTGGTGGTGGCCTTGCTTTTCATTATTGCCATAATTTTTGCTCCTCTGGTAGGGCTGATCCCACCGCAGGCCACCGCTCCTGCCCTAATCATCGTGGGCGTATTGATGATGGGGGAAATCAGGTCAATAAAATTTGATGATTTCACCGAGGCCTTGCCAGCCTTTCTTACCATCATCATGATGCCCCTCACCTTCTCCATCGCTCAGGGCTTGGCCTTTGGGTTTATGTCCTATACAATTGTG is drawn from Bacillota bacterium and contains these coding sequences:
- the lexA gene encoding transcriptional repressor LexA, whose product is MGYELTERQAAILDYIKQQIKAKGYPPSVREIGQAVGLKSSSTVHAYLRQLEEKGVIRRDPTKPRAIEVILENAGPVQKEIVNVPVLGKITAGEPILAIQNIDDTFPLPYDFVRTDQVFILSVRGDSMIEAGILDEDFVIVRQQSTANNGDIVVALLGEEATVKRFYKERDHVRLQPENPYLEPILVKEVSILGKVIGVIRRIH
- a CDS encoding tRNA 2-thiocytidine(32) synthetase TtcA translates to MKRSFRHNLWHQVGAANADYQLIDEGDHLAIGVSGGKDSVTLLYVLANLRRFAPVKFRLTAVMLDLGWNCDFTPISELCNQLDVPFHLEKTQIGPIVFDYRQEKNPCSLCAKLRRGALHNVAIQLGCNKVALAHHADDAIETLLMSMFYEGRLGAFLPKTYLSRKQLYLIRPLIYVKESTIKEVVAVLKLPVIANPCPVNGRTKRHEVKEIIEQLETLIPDVRDKILSALRNVDLDHLWPPQSFRTNVLK
- the ychF gene encoding redox-regulated ATPase YchF, with translation MALTCGLIGLPTVGKTTFFNLLTHANAETLNFFSGKTEANVGVATIPDERVEYLSKLYRPKKTTFAQLEVTDVVGLVRGASEGKGAGNTFLARIRNVDALVHILRVFKNDEVLHVEGSIDPLRDLETVNLELWLADLEMVEKRIERIKTGKKIKAENQAELAVLEKLKAGLEADKGIHQLDLSEEESRLVRHFAFLTEKPMILVVNLDEDQLTGGSYPQKEALYDYAEQQGLPLLEICAKTEMEISQLSQEDQTVFMAELGITEPGINRLARAMYQSLGLISFFTVGEDEVKAWTINRGTDAKRAAGKIHSDIERGFIRAEVVRFSDLQELSSMAKVKEKGLFRLEGKDYVVEDGDIINFRFNV
- a CDS encoding NAD-dependent malic enzyme encodes the protein MDIRETALKLHKDNQGKIAVISKVPLKNQRDLSLAYTPGVAEPCKEIRDNPATVYDYTARSNLVAVVSDGTAVLGLGNIGPMAALPVMEGKALLFKAFAGVDAFPICLGTTDIDEIVRTVKLLEPTFGGVNLEDIAAPNCFEIERRLKEICDIPIFHDDQHGTAIVVLAAVINALKVVKKSLDQVKLVINGAGSAGIAITKLLLKAGLKHVIMCDKPGAIYEGADWLNPAQAEMARITNQEKYTGTLAEVLTGADIFIGVSAAGVVTREMVATMAPSAIVLAMANPVPEIMPEEAKAGGAMVVGTGRSDFPNQVNNVLAFPGVFRGALDVRARDINDEMKLAAAHAIAQLIKDEELNPEYIIPKPFDPRVAPAVAAAVAQAAIESGVARMTVEPQEIALRTKRLAAI
- a CDS encoding DUF1992 domain-containing protein, producing MVWAKIASSLREWLRKFLRYDLINGKETAPSGCIVDDCQTQPKRLEETERHIKDRPAIGTIQYNDDIEGEEDLSEIGHRHISQEALEEQIRRKIKQIRPVARYMASTEDIVEERIRKAMERGEFNNLKGKGKPLDLREKPFEDPDMRIAYKILNNAGFSPYWVAIGKEIDAEISGCWQLVEQFVVFVERMRREERLNSRLITIRREEVLEICSKKLAKANKKIENYNFIVPMYWLQRKKIDEEKEMARIREKIDTAVRGY
- a CDS encoding spore coat protein, which gives rise to MPHHGQIPEVKGSEFNDRDRLNDILSFEKYLTVGYNISVNEANNDLLYHDLLQILNDTHQNQRQLYKLMFNKGWYKETVADQQEINQTATQFTNYQTQLPYGNQQYTKTIPQAGQQYWTGEQQFTQTGPQFWPGQQYAPPMPQQPSQQYQSPPAGQQMPQFAPIGPQQWQTMPQYGPTTPHLGQHQPSPWRRV
- a CDS encoding competence/damage-inducible protein A, whose product is MNAEIIAVGTELLLGQIVNTNAQQISVRLSEIGVDVYYHTVVGDNRQRIQDTICLALERSDIVITTGGLGPTQDDLTKEVVAELLGRRMVFDPQSMAAIEEYFRRSRRTLTENNRRQAYFPEGSQIIPNKRGTAPGCIVEHGNKIVIMLPGPTGEMASMLEETVIPFLKERSPYTIHSKVLRIFGLGESKTEEMIIDLIRQQSNPTIAPYAKDGEVTLRITAKSHSLSEAEELIRPVEEEIRRRLGLAVYGEGEMELEEVVVGQLMNHRMTLATAESCTGGLIAHKLTNVPGASRVFERGVITYSNEAKVQLLGVSPASLHQFGAVSSQVAEEMANGVRKLAGTDIGLGVTGIAGPSGGTPEKPVGLVFIALSTNEGIWHRQLNLVGNRWRIKNLTALSALDFLRRHLLQRNLTC
- a CDS encoding MFS transporter, encoding MLIVQFIMFLLFTIVMPFMPLFIMELGITDISSVKIWAGIVGSINSLFAALSSPFWGKLSDRLGRKPMVVRSCLSITIFSFLTSFAGNIYHLLVLRVLLGFFSGFAATSIALVGGGTPRHELGYALGWLQTAQVLGALAGPLIGGLLADQIPYSFIFQITAVLGLFATLLVISLVQETPRSSPGTAAATSQPIINNELNLRVVLVMIGVLFSAQFANRCVEPIMTLYVQALNQSPAHLTTWTGLLFATTGLGQLLAVSFFTRRSIKWGYQRVLLLTLAGAGLFYLPQAFVHNTWQLLFLRLGLGIFMGGIIPMANALIGSLTPADSRGRVYGLTSTGIFLGSFVGVMGSGLISAFFSIPTVFLVVGILLLINLIGVYIVIQSSPQTQPSTKYKATFTSYKS
- a CDS encoding NCS2 family permease is translated as MSTKMKTNSLDAGVLERIFHLRENRTNVSTEVLAGFTTFVTLAYILFVNPSILKDAGMPVAATFAATCIASAFATLVMGLYANYPIAVAPGMGLNAFFTYTVVLGMGLPWQTALGAVFISGVVFFLLTVTKVREWIVDGVPQVLRLAIGVGIGLFIAFIGLRNAGIVVKSEATLVTLGNMKEPGVLVALVGLIITSFLITRRIKGALLLGILLTTVIAVISGVAPAPKGISSFLAVSNPFAALQSTAFKLDIKGALSVGLISILFSFTFVDLFDNIGTLIGVSRKAGLLNEKGELPRIGKALFSDSLGTMFGALMGTSTVTSYIESAAGVSAGGRTGLTAVVVALLFIIAIIFAPLVGLIPPQATAPALIIVGVLMMGEIRSIKFDDFTEALPAFLTIIMMPLTFSIAQGLAFGFMSYTIVKLIAGRHKENNPVVYILTILFILHFILGQTA